A region of Deltaproteobacteria bacterium IMCC39524 DNA encodes the following proteins:
- a CDS encoding ATP-binding protein: MPRLSFHKKVLYVFCGLTLLPLVLLATFAGQSLDTVEQMLRASAISALDEQAAETLELRAVMVADEVRTFLRRIESDLGALSQLPADSASYLWFSQNHRRLIWFRSGTNENPREERLSARLYKELAFIGPDGVERLRVIDGLLSDDLRDVSKPANTTYLTETYFSAAKDLPEGRVYVSHLTGWHVSKQDQLGEAENPGEAIEGARYEGVVRFARPVFSDKGELQGVVVLSLDHRHLMEFTQHITPTDERYVVFPSYQSGNYAFMFDNEGWIITHPKFWDIRGLDKEGHLVPPYSKSSSPESIASGNIPYNLREASFIHPNYPEVHQSVLGGRSGVLDVTNVGGSRKIMAFAPIFFDSGPYAETGVFGGITIGAEVKQFHSMAESAAENIRLLYQAFLTGAWVMIGVTALLVVFVAFRLSHNITGPLSTLISGTKEMARGKLGTQVDVSSPVEVADLATAFNTMARQLYERRERLLKTLAVLRRSRKEMKRERDFKQTIVENVAVGILTLDNDEQVTSLNGVARTILNIEDESGGDIPLAKALHGLPEIYRSVSANMNVDRWSEYVSLEKNGRSLTYRLALHPLSSGSEDGRILTMEDLTERVSLRQQMARFERLASLGRLSAGIAHEVRNPLTGISLLLDELHDRMLSSPDDQRLIQRALQEIERLEGLVNELLNFASLPDTRLAPGDLSAILRDTLFLVSKQFQKQKVVLHEAIPEELHHPNMDRDRLKQAILNLLTNAMDAMPDGGEMWVSAQREDKGLSMTIRDSGQGVPADRLSLIFEPFYTTKGEGTGLGLSITHTIIASHGGRVEVDSHEGEGTEFRIFLPDSGQN, encoded by the coding sequence ATGCCTCGTTTGTCTTTTCATAAAAAAGTCCTCTACGTCTTTTGCGGGTTGACCTTGCTGCCTCTTGTGCTCCTGGCCACCTTTGCCGGGCAGAGCCTGGACACAGTTGAACAGATGCTTCGGGCCAGCGCCATCAGCGCGCTCGATGAGCAGGCCGCTGAAACGCTTGAGTTGCGAGCTGTCATGGTGGCTGATGAGGTGCGTACCTTTTTGCGTAGAATCGAGAGTGATCTGGGTGCGCTGTCTCAACTCCCGGCAGACAGTGCCAGTTACCTCTGGTTCAGTCAGAATCACCGTCGTCTCATCTGGTTCCGTTCCGGTACCAACGAAAATCCCCGTGAGGAAAGACTCTCTGCGCGACTCTACAAGGAACTCGCTTTCATCGGCCCTGATGGTGTGGAACGATTGCGGGTTATTGATGGTTTATTGTCTGATGATCTCCGTGATGTTTCCAAGCCTGCGAATACGACCTATCTCACCGAGACCTACTTTAGCGCAGCCAAGGATCTCCCCGAGGGGAGGGTTTATGTCTCCCATCTCACCGGTTGGCATGTCAGCAAGCAGGACCAGCTCGGTGAAGCGGAGAACCCCGGGGAGGCGATTGAAGGTGCCCGTTATGAAGGCGTAGTACGTTTCGCCCGCCCGGTATTCTCTGATAAAGGAGAGCTACAGGGTGTCGTCGTCCTGTCTCTGGATCACCGGCACCTGATGGAGTTCACTCAGCATATTACGCCGACCGATGAAAGGTATGTGGTTTTCCCTTCGTACCAGAGCGGCAACTATGCGTTTATGTTCGACAATGAAGGCTGGATTATTACCCATCCCAAGTTCTGGGATATCAGGGGCCTGGACAAGGAGGGTCACCTGGTCCCGCCTTACTCCAAGAGTTCCAGCCCGGAATCGATCGCCAGCGGGAACATCCCTTATAACCTGCGAGAAGCGAGCTTCATCCACCCCAACTACCCGGAAGTCCACCAGTCGGTGCTTGGTGGGCGCTCCGGAGTCCTTGATGTTACCAACGTTGGTGGCTCACGTAAGATTATGGCTTTTGCGCCGATTTTTTTCGATTCAGGACCCTATGCTGAGACTGGTGTCTTTGGCGGCATAACGATTGGTGCAGAAGTAAAGCAGTTCCATAGTATGGCCGAGTCAGCTGCAGAGAATATTCGCCTTCTCTACCAGGCCTTCCTGACCGGGGCCTGGGTCATGATCGGTGTTACGGCTCTGTTGGTTGTTTTTGTCGCTTTTCGTCTCTCGCATAACATCACCGGTCCTCTTTCGACGTTAATTTCAGGGACCAAAGAGATGGCAAGAGGAAAGCTTGGCACCCAGGTCGATGTCTCCAGCCCGGTCGAGGTCGCTGATCTGGCAACAGCCTTCAACACCATGGCCCGGCAGCTCTATGAACGACGGGAACGTTTACTAAAGACGCTGGCTGTTCTGCGTCGTTCCCGCAAGGAGATGAAGCGGGAGAGGGACTTCAAACAGACGATCGTTGAGAATGTTGCGGTCGGAATCCTTACTCTGGACAATGACGAGCAGGTCACTTCGCTCAATGGCGTGGCACGCACAATATTGAATATAGAAGATGAGTCGGGCGGTGACATCCCACTTGCGAAGGCGCTACATGGTCTTCCGGAAATCTATCGATCCGTCTCCGCGAATATGAATGTTGACCGCTGGAGTGAATACGTTTCACTGGAAAAGAACGGCCGCTCTCTTACCTACCGGCTGGCGCTTCATCCTCTCTCTTCAGGCAGTGAAGATGGTCGTATCCTGACTATGGAGGATTTGACCGAACGAGTGAGTCTCCGCCAGCAAATGGCACGTTTTGAGAGGCTTGCTTCCCTGGGCCGTCTTTCAGCAGGTATCGCTCACGAAGTACGTAATCCTTTGACTGGCATCAGTCTTTTGCTTGATGAGTTGCACGACCGCATGCTCTCAAGCCCGGACGATCAACGTTTGATCCAACGCGCCTTGCAGGAGATAGAACGTCTGGAAGGTCTTGTGAATGAGCTTTTGAATTTTGCCTCCTTGCCTGACACCCGGTTGGCCCCGGGAGATCTGTCTGCGATTCTGCGCGATACGCTTTTTTTGGTGAGCAAGCAATTCCAGAAGCAGAAGGTTGTCCTGCATGAGGCGATCCCGGAGGAACTGCACCACCCGAATATGGACAGAGATCGGCTGAAACAGGCGATTCTGAATCTGCTTACAAATGCAATGGATGCCATGCCTGATGGCGGTGAAATGTGGGTGTCTGCACAACGCGA